The stretch of DNA CCGAGTACCCATACGACCACGTGGCCCCGCCGTCGTCGGTGCGCACGATCAGCGAACGCGTCTGGTTCGTCGTCGCCGCCCATGCGTACGCCGTGACCCACACGGTGTCTCCGACCACGTCGAGCGCGAAACACTCCGTGTCGGTCGCCGCGGGTTGCTCGTCACCCGGCGCCTGCGAAGATACGCCGCGCCAGGATTCAGTCCACGTCACGCCACCGTCGGTCGTGCGGTAGACGACGCCGAGGGTGATCGCCGAGTCCTGCCCCACGGCCCAACCGTTCGACGCATCGGTGAAGCGGATGCCCAGCACGTGGATGGCGTTGTCCGCGATGGAACGGGAAGACCAGGTGAGCCCGCTGTCTAGCGAGGCGCGCAGGGTCCCGTCCCACTCCCCGCCGGCCAGCAGGCCGGAGGTCCCGAGCCCAGCCAACGCGCGCAGACGGCCTGCGGAACCCGTGGCGCGTGGCGTCCAGGTCGATCCGCCGTTCGAAGTGACCAAGGCCATCCCGCCGTCACCGACGATCGAGGCGTGGTTGGTGTCGCGTACCACCAGCGCGTCGAGCCACGAGGCACTGGCTACGACCGGCGCCGCGGCAGCGATGATGGCCGCGCCGACGAGTGCGATGAGGATGCGGGAGATACCATTGTGTCGAGTCATGGCGCGAGTATACACCCGTCCCCGGCCGACTCTTATCGAAACGCGGACGCCGCCGGCAGGTGTTCGCGGCGGCGTCCGTTCGATCCCGCGTGGCGGAGGCGCGTGCGGATCGAACGCACCCAGGACGCTCTTCACGCCCCACTACGGTTTTGAAGACCGCGGAGCCCACCAGGACCCATCCGCCTCCATCGCGGTATTCTCCGGGGGTCGGGCAGGGGTGTCAAACTCGAGCGCTGCTCGGGCGACACGGCCAGGACGCCGTTATGAGAGCGTTCTCATCCGGCTCTCATGTACACTCGGCGCGATGGAGCCATAATGGTCGGGACAGGAAGACACGCCTCGGATGGGAGCCAACCGGATGCGCCGCTCGTCGACGATGCGCTTCATCGCGCTCGTGATTGGGTCCGTCCTCACCCTCGCTGGGTCGGCGTGGGCGGCCGGTCTCGTCTTCGACGGTCCCACTCCTTCCGCACACGACCTCCCCACGCCGATCGTCGGACCATCGAGGCCGGCGGCCCCCGCCCCCACGCGCCCGGCCACCGGCCCGCGCTCCCAGGAACTCACCCGTCCTGCTCGCGCCGCCGCGCCGGCGGCCGCACCCGCACGCTCCGCGGCACTCACCGCACCCGTGACACGCCACGGCCCCCCGCCACGCCCGTCTTCTGCGGTACGCCCCAGCGCCGTCCGTCCGGACCAGACGCACACCGCCGCGACGAGCCACCCTGTGGACGAAACGCCCTCTGACGGGAACGTACTGTACGGAGCAAGCAGCGTGCACGAGGTGATCACACCACCGGTGCGCGAGAGCGAAGACCGAGAGCGGGATGTCCAGTGCGGATCCTCCTTGTCGAAGACGAAGACCGCATCGCCTCTTTCATCGTCAAGGGACTAGGGGCTGAGGGACATAACGTCGAGCGGGTCTCCGGCGTCGGAGAGGCTCATGCTTTCCTGGACTCCGGTCCGTTCGACCTCGTCCTCCTCGACCTGATGCTACCCGACGGCAACGGCCGCGACGTTCTGACGCGACTGCGCGCAACCGACACCGCGACCCCCGTGCTCGTCCTCAGCGCCCTCGGCGACATCGACGGGAAGGTCGACCTCCTCGACCTCGGCGCGAACGACTACCTGACCAAACCGTTCTCCTTCGCCGAACTGGCCGCTCGGACCCGCGCACTCACGCGGGCGACGCAGGCGCGCTCGGACGTGATCGCGGTGAGCGGCCTCGAACTCGACACTCGCGCGCGGACCGCGACGCGCGACGGAGTGGAGACCGACCTCCCGTCGCGCGAGTTCGCGCTCCTCGAGTACCTCATGCGACACGCGGGACAGGTGCTCGGCCGACAGCAACTCCTCGACGCGGTCTGGGGGTTCAACTTCGACACCGACTCGAACGTCGTGGACGTCTACGTCGGCTATCTTCGCCGAAGGCTGGACCGTCCGGACGAGCCGTCGGTCATAGAGACCGTCCGCGGCGCCGGATACCGTGTCCGCCGCTAGGCTCAGCTTCTCGACAAGCGTCCGGGTCGCGCTCGCCGTGACCACGGTCCTCGCCGCCGGGGCGATCTCGATGGTGACGATCGGCCGCGTCGCGATCTCCAACCGTCTGGCCGACGACATCGATCGCACGCTCACCCGCGAGACGGCCGCCTTCGCCGCCGGTGTCGCCTCGACCGACGGCACCGAGGGCCTCATCGCCTCGGCGCGCACGTTCCTGGGGTCGCGCTCTTCGGCGGGCTCCGCATCGACGCCGATACTGCTGCTGCGTGTCGCCGATGGCCGCCTGGTCTCCAACGCCGCTCTCGCCCTGGAGACCGCTCCGGGGAATCGGACCCTCTTGCGGCCAGCGACCTCGCGCCGCGGTTTCGTGACGTTGATCTTCCAGAAGGAGCCGTATCGCGTCGCCGTCGTCCCGGTGCGCGACACCGCCGGCAAGACCGTCGCCGTTCTCGAGGCCGCGCTATCGCTCGCGCCTTCGAGACGCCTCGCCGCCCAGGTGGCGTGGACGCTGGCGGTCGTCGGAGCGCTCGTGGTGGCGGCGGGCGCCGCGCTCTCCGCGGGCGTGGCGCGCACGAGTCTCGCACCGCTGCACGCCGCCGCGCGAACAGTCGACCGCATCGGCCAGACATCGCTGTCGGAGCGGGTCCGATACGTGGGGCCGCCCGACGACGTCGGCCTGATGGTCGGCGCCGTGAACGACATGCTGGATCGCCTCGACAGTGCTTTCGACGAGCAGCGCCGCTTCGTCGCCGACGCCTCGCACGAACTGCGCACCCCGCTCACCGTCGTGCGCGGCCACCTCGACGTGATGTCGCACGCGGGCGGTCTCACGCACGAACAGGAGGAGACGCTCGCGCTCGTCGACGACGAACTACGGAGGATGTCCAGGCTGGTGGAGGACCTGCTCGCGCTCGCCCGGCTCGACGCCGGTCAGCCGCGCAAGCCCGTCCCCCTCGAGGTAGGACCTCTCGTCGACACCGCTCTCGCCCGCGCGAAGGCGCTCGGTGACCGATCCTGGTCCATCGACTGCGAGAGGGGCGTACGCGCGCTCGCCGACCCCGACATGCTCGGGCAGGCGCTGCTCAACCTGCTCGCGAACGCCGTCGCGCATACCTCGCCGGGGGGCTCGATCTCACTCGCCTACGGCTCCGAGGGTGACCGCGCGGTCATACGCGTCGCGGACGACGGACCGGGCGTACCGCCCCAGGATCGCCAGCGGATCTTCGAGCGATTCTACCGGGCAGCCGGTCCGCGCCCGGCTTCCGGCGGAGGCAGCGGCCTCGGTCTAGCGATCACGAAACGGCTCCTCGAGCTGCTGGGAGGGGAGATCCGCGTCGAGGAAGCGCCGAACGGCGGCGCCGTCTTCGTCGTGAGACTTCGGACCCCGTAAGAGACTCCTCACCGCTCGCTCACGCCCCGCTCATGTCGGCGCCCGATGATGGGGAGAAGGCATACCGCCGACTAGCGAAGGAGTCTTTCATCATGAGGACGAAGCACATCACACGCGGGCTCGCGCTCGCTCTGACCGTGGCCGCAGGGATGCTGACCATGGCCGCCGTCGCCAACGCCGCCCCCGTCATACAGCCCGGCGCGACGCCTCCTCACTCTTGGGGCGGGACGTGCACGAACTGCCACACGTACGCGACGGTCCCAGTGCCGGTACCCGTGCCGACGGCGACCCCCGCGCCCTCCCCGACCCCCACGAGCGTCGCTCCTCCGACCTCAACGCCCGCGCCGGGCCACGCCGTGCGTCACGACGGCCGCCACGATAACGGACATCACTACGCCTACGGCCGGAACCACGCCCGCCAGAACCAGCGCCGTGCCGAACACGCGATCGCCGAAGCCGAGCGTCGCGCGCGGCAGCACCGCAATGCCGCGACCGAGCGCGACAACGACTAGCGGCTCTCGCGCAGCACCCTCGCGTCTCCGTCACGCTTGGTGAGACCTTGCGCGTCGAAGTACTCGAGCAGCGGCACGACGTACTTGCGCGAACTGCCGAGCACGTCACGAGCGTCCTTCGCGAGCATGGTCCCGTGCTCGCGAAGGAACGTCTCTATCCCCGACCTGGCGCGCGCGATCGCATCGGCGTGGAAGTGCATCTCACCCGAGAGCCGCACGACACGCCCCTCCGCGACCAGCCTTGTGAGCGCCTTGCGCGCGACGCCCGCGTCGATGCCCGCCTCGGCGGAGAGCTCCGCGACGGTCCCAGGCGCGAGACCCTGACTCGCGAGCAGCGCCTCGAGCGACGCGACGGCGGCGTCCGCCGTCGCCAGAGCCGACACCGCGGCCTCGGGATGGCGCGCCACACCCTTCTCCACGGCGGCGATCCCGCGCGAGACCGCGACGCCGAGCAGCGCGTCGAACGTGCGCGGCTCGAGATGGCGGTCGACCCTGTCGCGCAGCGCCGCGACCGCCATCCCCGTCGCCTTCGGCTGCGACGCGTGGAAGGCGCGCAGCTCCCGCTCGAGCATCGCCAGCAGCGCGGCCAGCGCCGCGGGGTCGGCGAAGAGCGTCTCCCCGCCTACCTTGAGCCGCTCGAGCCCCGCGGCGTTCAGCGCCTCGGCGACGGCAGCGCGCGGGACGCCGAGCGTCGCCGCGACGTCGGCGGAGCCGAGCGGCACGCCCCGCGCGGCGAGCAGGCGCACCGCGGCGCCCGCCACATCGCGAGCGGCGAGCGCGTCGAGCAACGCGCGCTCGAGGTCGCCGATGCGGGTGCGGCGCGGCGGGCGCACGTCGAGGACGACGCCGCCGCCGATGGTCCACATCGGCGAGTACGAGCGGACGATGAAGCGGTCGTCGTAGCGGGGCGCCAGCGGCTCCTCCAAGCGGACCTGCGCGTACGCCGTCCCGCCGGGGAGCAGCTCGTCGCCATCCATGAGCAGCACGCGGCCGAGCACCTCGCGCGTGCCGTGGTGGACGTGCACGCGCGCGCCGGAGCGGAACGGTTTCTCCTCCGCGGGCAGGTAGGTGAACCGCGCGTCGAAGCGGTCGGTGACGGTGAGCGTACCCGGCGCGGCGAGGACGTCGCCGCGCGCGACCTCGTCGCGCTCGATGCCCGCGAGGTTGAGCGCGACGCGCTGGCCCGCGCCCGCGCGCTCGACCGCCTTCGAGTGCACCTGCACCGAGCGCACGCGGCACGTGCGGCCGGAGGGAAGCACCTCGAGCGGGTCGTCCTTGGTGACGGAGCCGGACCACAGTGTGCCGGTGACGACCGTGCCCGCGCCGGCGATGGTGAAGACGCGGTCGACGGGCAGGCGCGCGGGTAGCGCCGCCTGGCGCGAAGGGGTGCCCTGCGCGACCTCGTCGAGGACGGCTCGGAGCTCGTCGAGCCCCTCGCCCGTGCGCGACGAGACCGCGACGATCGGCGCGCCCTCGATGGTGGTGCCGCGCAGCAGCGCCTCGACGTCCGCGCGCACCAGCTCGAGCCACTCGGGGTCGGCGAGGTCGGACTTCGTGAGCGCGACGACGCCCTTCGGGATGCCGAGGAGGTCGACCACCGCCAGGTGCTCGCGCGTCTGCGGCATCACGCCGTCGTCGGCGGCGACGACGAGGAGCACGACATCGATGCCGGTCGCGCCGGCGACCATCTGGCGGACGAAGCGTTCGTGACCCGGCACGTCGACGACGCCCATCGAGCGCCCGCTCGGCAGGTCGAGCCGCGCGAAGCCGAGTTCGATCGTGACGCCGCGCTCCTTCTCCTCGGGCAGGCGGTCGGGATCGGTGCCGGTGAGAGCCAGGACCAGCGAGGACTTGCCGTGATCGATGTGCCCGGCCGTGCCGAGGACGAGCGAGGGGGCGGTCATTCGGGGAACCCCGAGATGATGCCCCGCACCGCGACACCGACGACCTCGGCCAGGCGCAACGCCACGGCGGCGTCTGCCGAAGTGGGCTCTTCCCAGACGGTGGGATACCGGCCGACGACGATCCACTTCGTGAGTTCCTCTAGTTCGCCGTCGGTGACCTGCTCCGAGATCGACCGCCCGGTCAGCGCGCGGAGTTCGACGAGACCGTGGATCCGCGGAACATCGCACCCGCCTGCGACGAGCACCGCCTTCAGGTACTTCTCCGCGGCTTGCTGGCAGAAGGCACACACCTGCATCGGAAAGCCGTCATCCTCGCCGGCGAGAACGCGTGCGGCGTGCAGGTCGGCGTCAGCATAGTCCAGCCAACTGCGAGGGTCTTCGGGGTCACGCCGATCGCTCATACAACGTCACTCCCTCCTCCACGGCATCTCGGACGACGGACGCACTGGCCGTCCGCTGTGCCTCGATGTCCTCCGGATCGGTCGGGATCACGTCTAGGCCGATCGTCCGCCGGCCCACCGCGGTCTTGATGTCCACCATCGTGCGGCCGCGGTCCTTAAACTTCGGCAGAACCACCAGAAGGTCCACATCGCTGCCCTCGTCGGCAGTGCCGTTGGCCTGCGAGCCGAAGAGCACGATGCGGATCGGATCGAAGCCGGTCACGATGGCGTCGACCCACCCGCCCAGCGCCTCTGCGACCTCCGGCCGCAATCCCTCGATCTGGGCGATGCGGGCGCCGTACTGAGCGGACGGCTCGGCGGCGACGAGGCCGGCCACCGGCCCCGCGAACGGGTGGTCGGCCACCAGCGAGATCTGCCTGCGACCGCGCGCGTCGCGCTCGCTGGTCACCAGCCCTAGATCCTCGAGCCGCTCCACCTCGCGCTGGACCGACGCGATGCCTCCGCCCGCCGCGCGTACGAGAGCGCGCAGGTGCAAGCGCTGCTCGGGCGCCACCACCAGCGCCGCGATCATGCGCGCGCGAGTCTTCGAGCCGAGGAGTTCCGAGAGCATCGTGTACCACCTTCGGGTACGGCTTGTTGTACCACATCATGGTACAGCAACGTGCCGGCACGCGCATCCCCTCGAGCGCCGCTCGATCAGATCCCGGTAAGAACGCGGGCGCACACTGCATCGTGGCTGATTATGCCCCGACGACCGAGGGAGCACCCATGGACCCGCCCCGTTTGATGGACAGCGTGCGAGAGGCCCTGCGCTCGCGCCACTATAGCCACCGCACCGAGGACACGTACTGCCTCTGGATCGAGCGCTTCATCCGATTCCACGCCCTGCGGCATCCTGCCGACATGGCCGAAGCGGAGATCAACGCGTTCCTCACGCACCTCGCAATGGAGGCGAAGGTCAGCTCATCGACGCAGAACCAGGCCCTTTCCGCGCTGCTCTTCCTGTACCGGCACGTGCTCGACCGGGGGATCGGTGACCTGGGCGACGTCGTGCGCGCCCGCAAGCCGAAGCGCCTGCCGGTCGTCATGACGCGGGACGAGGTCCGCGCCGTGCTGGCCGAGATGGACGGCGAAGCGTGGCTGATGGCGTCGCTGCTCTACGGCTCCGGCCTGCGCCTGATGGAGTGCCTGCGCCTGCGGGTGCAGGACGTCGACCTCTCGAGGACCGAGATACTGGTCCGCAACGGAAAGGGCGCGAAGGACCGGGTGACTATGCTCCCCGAGTCTCTGAAGGTGCCACTGATGGAGCATCTGAGACGCGCGAAGACGGTCCACGACCGCGACCTGGCCGACGGATGGGGTCGCGCGCCGCTCCCGGAGGCGCTCGACCGCAAGTACCCCAACGCCCCGGCGGAGTGGCGCTGGCAGTGGGTCTTCCCGCAGGAACGCCGGTGGAGGAACGCGGAGACCGGAGAGCAAGGCCGTCACCATGTCCACGAGACGATACTCCAGAGGGCGGTCAAGGACGCCGTGCGACGGGCGGGAGTCGTGAAACACGTCGGGTGCCACACGTTCAGGCACTCGTTCGCGACACACCTTCTCGAAGCCGGATACGACATCCGGACCATCCAGGAACTGCTCGGCCACAAGAGCCTGAGCACTACGATGATCTACACCCACGTGCTGAACAAAGGCGGCCACGGCG from Coriobacteriia bacterium encodes:
- a CDS encoding response regulator transcription factor; amino-acid sequence: MRILLVEDEDRIASFIVKGLGAEGHNVERVSGVGEAHAFLDSGPFDLVLLDLMLPDGNGRDVLTRLRATDTATPVLVLSALGDIDGKVDLLDLGANDYLTKPFSFAELAARTRALTRATQARSDVIAVSGLELDTRARTATRDGVETDLPSREFALLEYLMRHAGQVLGRQQLLDAVWGFNFDTDSNVVDVYVGYLRRRLDRPDEPSVIETVRGAGYRVRR
- a CDS encoding HAMP domain-containing sensor histidine kinase encodes the protein MSAARLSFSTSVRVALAVTTVLAAGAISMVTIGRVAISNRLADDIDRTLTRETAAFAAGVASTDGTEGLIASARTFLGSRSSAGSASTPILLLRVADGRLVSNAALALETAPGNRTLLRPATSRRGFVTLIFQKEPYRVAVVPVRDTAGKTVAVLEAALSLAPSRRLAAQVAWTLAVVGALVVAAGAALSAGVARTSLAPLHAAARTVDRIGQTSLSERVRYVGPPDDVGLMVGAVNDMLDRLDSAFDEQRRFVADASHELRTPLTVVRGHLDVMSHAGGLTHEQEETLALVDDELRRMSRLVEDLLALARLDAGQPRKPVPLEVGPLVDTALARAKALGDRSWSIDCERGVRALADPDMLGQALLNLLANAVAHTSPGGSISLAYGSEGDRAVIRVADDGPGVPPQDRQRIFERFYRAAGPRPASGGGSGLGLAITKRLLELLGGEIRVEEAPNGGAVFVVRLRTP
- the selB gene encoding selenocysteine-specific translation elongation factor codes for the protein MTAPSLVLGTAGHIDHGKSSLVLALTGTDPDRLPEEKERGVTIELGFARLDLPSGRSMGVVDVPGHERFVRQMVAGATGIDVVLLVVAADDGVMPQTREHLAVVDLLGIPKGVVALTKSDLADPEWLELVRADVEALLRGTTIEGAPIVAVSSRTGEGLDELRAVLDEVAQGTPSRQAALPARLPVDRVFTIAGAGTVVTGTLWSGSVTKDDPLEVLPSGRTCRVRSVQVHSKAVERAGAGQRVALNLAGIERDEVARGDVLAAPGTLTVTDRFDARFTYLPAEEKPFRSGARVHVHHGTREVLGRVLLMDGDELLPGGTAYAQVRLEEPLAPRYDDRFIVRSYSPMWTIGGGVVLDVRPPRRTRIGDLERALLDALAARDVAGAAVRLLAARGVPLGSADVAATLGVPRAAVAEALNAAGLERLKVGGETLFADPAALAALLAMLERELRAFHASQPKATGMAVAALRDRVDRHLEPRTFDALLGVAVSRGIAAVEKGVARHPEAAVSALATADAAVASLEALLASQGLAPGTVAELSAEAGIDAGVARKALTRLVAEGRVVRLSGEMHFHADAIARARSGIETFLREHGTMLAKDARDVLGSSRKYVVPLLEYFDAQGLTKRDGDARVLRESR
- a CDS encoding HEPN domain-containing protein — its product is MSDRRDPEDPRSWLDYADADLHAARVLAGEDDGFPMQVCAFCQQAAEKYLKAVLVAGGCDVPRIHGLVELRALTGRSISEQVTDGELEELTKWIVVGRYPTVWEEPTSADAAVALRLAEVVGVAVRGIISGFPE
- a CDS encoding nucleotidyltransferase domain-containing protein, whose protein sequence is MLSELLGSKTRARMIAALVVAPEQRLHLRALVRAAGGGIASVQREVERLEDLGLVTSERDARGRRQISLVADHPFAGPVAGLVAAEPSAQYGARIAQIEGLRPEVAEALGGWVDAIVTGFDPIRIVLFGSQANGTADEGSDVDLLVVLPKFKDRGRTMVDIKTAVGRRTIGLDVIPTDPEDIEAQRTASASVVRDAVEEGVTLYERSA
- a CDS encoding integron integrase, which codes for MDPPRLMDSVREALRSRHYSHRTEDTYCLWIERFIRFHALRHPADMAEAEINAFLTHLAMEAKVSSSTQNQALSALLFLYRHVLDRGIGDLGDVVRARKPKRLPVVMTRDEVRAVLAEMDGEAWLMASLLYGSGLRLMECLRLRVQDVDLSRTEILVRNGKGAKDRVTMLPESLKVPLMEHLRRAKTVHDRDLADGWGRAPLPEALDRKYPNAPAEWRWQWVFPQERRWRNAETGEQGRHHVHETILQRAVKDAVRRAGVVKHVGCHTFRHSFATHLLEAGYDIRTIQELLGHKSLSTTMIYTHVLNKGGHGVKSPMDAL